CAGCCTTGCGGTCGAACTGATTCAGCCGATCGCCATGGAGAAGGAGTTACGCTTCGCGATCCGCGAGGGCGGCCGCACCGTCGGGGCCGGCGTGGTGAGCGAGGTGGTGGAGTAGGAGTGGGTGTCGCTCAGAATTACGGCTTACAGGTAGCGAGTGCTTCCCTCATAGAGAGCGCAGGGAGCGTGCGGAGCAACGATGCGTGAGATAATTACATTGGCCTGTGGTGAGTGCAAAAGGCGAAATTATTCAACGACGAAGAATAAACAGAATACGCCGGATAGGGTTGAACTGAGCAAATACTGTCGTTGGTGCCGCAAGCACACCGCCCACAAGGAAGCCAAGTAAAACTGTTCCCGGTTTTAAGTTCCAGGTGTCGGCCAGGATCCGGATTTATGGCTGAGGTGATTGAGATATGGAGCCTGGAACCCATGAGAGGCCAGTAGCTCTAACGGCAGAGCATCGGACTCCAAATCCGAGGGTTGGGGGTTCAAATCCCTCCTGGCCTGCCACATGACGGCGTGAGAACCTTTCGCAGTTTTAGAAAAGGTAACGTCTCGGCAGCAGTTCGGCGGCGACACATTCGCCTTCTTGAGATCTTATGTCGGAGCTTACCATCTCAGGGTCAGAGTGAGATGATCTACCGAAGTCGGAGAGCCGGAGGAGCGGAAAGACGACGATGATGCAACGGTGGGAGCAGTTGGTTCAATTCTTAAAAGAGGTCAGGATTGAGCTGAAAAAGGTCAACTGGCCCCTAAGGAAAGAAGTCGTAGGGTCTACTATCGTTGTCATCGTATCGGTCTTTATTCTCTCGCTCTTCCTCGGGGTGATAGACGCCACGTTGCAGAGGCTGCTTACCCTGTTGGTCAGGTAGCCGGGTCAATCGATGCCAGCAGATCAGGCCATGTCGCAAAGTTGGTACGTCATCCATACGTATTCGGGTTTTGAGAACAAGGTGAAGGAGAGTATCGAGCAGCGAGCTGCGGCGTTGGGGCTGTCTGATAAGATCTCTAAGGTCATGATTCCTACCGAAGACGTGGTAGAACTCAAAAAGGGGAAACGAACGGTTTCCTCACGGAAATTCTTTCCAGGGTACGTGCTGATCAAGGCGGAGATGTCCGAGCAGCTTTGGTATCTTGTCAAGAATACCCCGAAAGTGACCGGCTTTGTTGGCCCGGCGACCCAACCGACGCCGGTTCCGGAGGAGCAGGTACAAACCATCCTGCAGCAGGTAGAGGAAGGGGCCGAGCGGCCGAAACACAGGGTAATGTTCCTTCGCGGAGAAAGTGTTCGAGTCATCGATGGTCCGTTCGCCAACTTTACCGGCCTCGTTGATGAGGTGAAACCCGAAAAGGGGCGGTTGAAGGTGATGGTCAGCATCTTCGGGCGACCGACACCGGTGGACTTGGAGTTTCTACAGGTTGAAAAGGTTTGAAAGAACAGCTAACAGCTGACAGCTTCTGCATGTGAGGTCCTTATGGCAAAAAAAGTTACAGCGATTGTGAAACTTCAGGTTCCAGCCGGCAAGGCCAACCCGGCGCCGCCGGTCGGCCCTGCGCTCGGGCAGCATGGCGTCAATATCATGGAATTCTGCAAGGCCTTCAATGCGCAGACAGCATCAGAAGAGGGTCTGGTGATTCCTGTTGTTATCACGATCTACGTGGATCGGACTTTCACGTTCGTTACCAAGACTCCCCCGGCGGCAATCTTACTGAAGCAGGCTGTTGGAATCGCCAAGGCCTCGAAAGAACCGAATCGCACAAAGGTAGGACAGGTGACCAGGAAACAGGTAGAGGAGATTGCGCGAACGAAGATGCCGGACTTGAATGCGCTGTCGCTTGAGTCGGCTGTCAGGATTATCGAGGGAACGGCGAAGACTATGGGGATCGAGGTAGTCTAAAAACAGGGTACGGGGGATAAGGTGAAGGGATAACCTAACCCCTGACCCCTAAACCCTAGACCCTGCTTGGATGGGGTGGAGAACATGTCGAAAGCTGGAAAGCGCTACGGGGCGGCTTCGGAAACGGTGACACGGGTAGGCTCGTGCGACTTGGCTAAGGCGATAGAGGTGGTAAAGTCGAATGCCGGCGCGAAGTTCGATGAGACCATGGAAATTGCTGTCCGCCTGGGGGTCGATCCGAAGCACGCTGATCAGATGGTAAGGGGTACGGTGGTCTTGCCCCATGGAACAGGGAAGAGTATTCGAGTACTGGTTTTCATAAAGGGCGAACAAGAGAAAGACGCTCGGGAGGCTGGCGCCGATTACGTGGGCTGTGAAGACTTGATAGAGAAGATCCAACAGGGTTGGTTCGAATTCGATCGGGCGATCGCAACCCCGAACGTCATGGGTTTAGTGGGACGCCTCGGAAAGGTTCTTGGTCCTCGGGGATTGATGCCTAACCCGAAGACCGGCACCGTCACCTTCGATGTTGGAAGAGCGGTCAGAGAGTTTAAGGGCGGAAAGATTGAGTATCGCACGGAGAAGGCAGGGATCGTGCATGCGCCGTTCGGCAAGGCCTCCTTTACGGCGAATCAGCTCTATGAGAATGCCGTGGCGTTGCTGGAGGCGTTGCTCCGGGCCAAGCCGGCTTCCAGTAAGGGTCGATACCTCAACGGGGTCGCTATATCGTCGACAATGGGGCCGGGTGTAAGGGTGGACCTTGATACCCTGGTGGGGTTGGCAAAGAGCTAGGGTAGTCAGCTGACCGAGCATGGAGGGGACAGTGAAGCGGGTAGAAAAAGCAGCGGTGGTTGATGAGCTCAAGACCGTGCTGGCAGGGGCGACGGTCGCTATGCTGGCAGACCCTCGGGGCCTCACAATGAGCGAGTTGACCGAACTGAGAAAACAGCTTCGGCAGCAAGGGGTGACTCTTCGGGTCGTGAAGAACACCCTCGCCAGACTGGCCACTGCAGCGACGGAGCTCCAGGATCTCAAGCCGTATCTTGTCGGCTCAACAGCGATTATTCATGGCAAAGGTGATCCTACCGCGCCGGCCAAGCTCCTCGCTGCATTCAGTAAGACGAAACCGACCTTCCAGATCAAAGCCGGTTTCGCGGAGGGAAGGGTGCTGGCCGGGTCAGAGGTGATGGCGGTGGCCGATCTTCCTCCGCGTGAGGTGCTTGCGGCTAGACTCGCCGGTATTGTGCAATCCCCCCTGCGCGGCCTCGTGGCTGTACTATATGGACCCCTTCGTTCCCTCCTGATGGTCCTGGAGGCGGTGAGGCGGCAGAAGGGGTAGGGACCAGCCTTGGCCTAAAGCGGCCCGGGCATCGTCGGCATATCTGTTACTACGCAGTCAAGGAGAGGAATGACGATGGCAAAGGTCACAGTTGATGACGTGTTGGACTCGATTGAGAATTGGACCGTGTTGGACCTCAATAAACTGGTGAAGGGGATTGAGGACAAATTTGGAGTCTCTGCAACGGCGATGATGCCGGTGGCGGCGGTTGGCCACGGAGGGGCTTCGGCCGCTGCAGCGCCGGTAGCTGAGGAGAAGACGGAGTTCTCGGTCATCCTCGCCTCGGTGGGGGAAAAGAAAATCCAGGTGATCAAGGAGGTGAGGGCCATTACCGGACTGGGTCTGAAAGAGGCCAAGGACCTGGTCGAGGGCGCTCCTAAGCCGGTGAAGGAAGGGCTGTCGAAAGCTGAGGCGGAGGAGATCAAAGCGAAGCTCGAGGCGACCGGCGCGACTGCAGAACTTAAGTAATACAAGTAATACAGAAAGAAAAGGAGTGAAGAACGTATGGCCCTCGTGAAGAAGAGTGTGGCTGCTGAGCGCTGGAATTTCAGCAAAATCAAAGAGGTGATCTCTATTCCCAATCTGATTGAAATCCAGCGACGGTCCTTCGATCAGTTTCTGCAGATGAAGGTTCCGCCGCACGCGCGCGAGGAGATCGGCCTTCAGGGGGCCTTCGCCAGTATCTTTCCGATTTTTAATTACGATAACTCGGCGTCCCTGGACTTTGTGAAGTACGAGTTCGGGGTACCCAAGTACGGTGCGGAGGAATCGCTTGAGAAGGGGATGACGTGCTCCGTTCCGCTCAAAGTGACCCTTCGCCTGATGGTCTGGGATAAGCCGGTCGGTTCCGAGCCCGGCAGTATCAGGGACATCAAAGAGCAAGAGGTCTACCTGGGAGAGATGCCCTTGATGACACCGCAAGGGACTTTTATTATCAATGGAACGGAGCGGGTGGTAGTCAGCCAACTCCACCGCTCTCCAGGCGTTTTCTTTGACCATGACAGCGGTAAAACTCACCCGAGCGGCAAGATCCTCTACTCCGCTCGCCTCATCCCGTACCGGGGCTCTTGGCTGGAATTCGAGTTCGATGCGAATGACGTACTCCATGTCCGGGTAGACCGAAGACGGAGATTTCTGGCGTCGATTCTGCTGCGGGCCATCGGCTACGGCAGCAATGAGGAGATCCTGAACCTTTTCTATGAGCGGGATGTGTTGCGTATAGAGAAGGGGAAGGAGTTCCTGCTCCATGTAGGGTCGCCTGGCGCAACTAGTTTCCGAGTGAGCAGGGATATTTCCGATCCTCACACTAGGCAACTGATTCTCGGAGCGACCAAGCGAATCACAAAGGCGGCCCAGAAGCGACTGCAGGCTCTGAAGATTACGGAGGTGTCTCTCTACAGAGAAGATCTCATCGGCAGGATTGCAGCCGCTGATATTGTGGACACAAAAAGCGGTGAGGTGATCCTTGAATGCGCGCAGGAGATCACGGAAGAAACGCTGGAACGGGTTCTCAAAAGCGGAGTGAGCAGCTTCGCCGTACTGGCCAGCGTGGATGGTCGGGATGTATTTGAGATTCGGGAGAGTATCGTTCGCGACTCGACCCGCTCCGAAAAGGACGCCCTGACCGAGATGTACCGGAGAATGCGACCGGGTGACCCGCCCAACGAGGAAGCCACCAAGGCGTTTCTTGAATCCATCTTCTTCAATCCTAAGCGCTACGATCTTTCCAAGGTTGGACGTCTGAAGATCAATCGTAAGCTCGGCCTTGAAGTACCGCTTGAGGTTCATGCCCTCATGTGCCGCCGATATCGACCGTCCGGCATGGAGGAACGGATAGGCCAGGTAGACGACATCGTAGAGACCATCCGATATCTTCTCAGGCTGAAGCACGGGGAGGCCGGGACCTCCGTGGATGATATCGACCATCTGGGCAATCGTCGGGTCCGGTCGGCCGGCGAGCTCCTGGAAGAACAGTTTCGGATCGGATTGGCTCGAATGGAGCGAGCGGTTCGTGAGCGAATGAGTACGCAGGAGTTGGAGACCCTGATGCCGCACGACCTGGTCAACGCCAAGCCGGTTACGGCGGCGTTGAAAGAGTTTTTCGGCAGTTCCCAGTTGTCTCAGTTTATGGATCAGACGAATCCGCTGGCTGAGCTGACTCATAAGCGGCGCCTGTCGGCTTTGGGCCCTGGCGGGCTGTCGCGGGAACGGGCAGGGTTTGAGGTCCGGGACGTGCACCCGACTCACTACGGACGGATGTGTCCCATTGAAACGCCGGAGGGCCCCAACGTCGGTCTCATCGCCAGCCTGTCTACCTATGCCCGCGTCAACGATTTCGGCTTTATCGAGACCCCGTATCGCAAGGTCCGGGATGAGGCTGTGACCGATGAGATCGAGTATCTGACGGCCGATGAGGAGGAGAAGTACACCATCGCACAGGCCAACGCGGAGTTGGATGGACGGGGGCGGTTCACATCAGAACGGGTTTCGGCGCGATCCGGCGGCAACTTTATCACGGTCCCCCCCGCTCAGGTCGAATACATGGATGTCGCCCCGAAGCAACTTGTCGGGGTCTCTACTTCGCTGGTCCCGTTCCTCGAACATGATGACGCCAATCGTGCCTTGATGGGCGCCAACATGCAACGCCAGGCGGTGCCCCTCCTGCGGCCGGAGGCTCCCGTGGTCGGAACCGGGATGG
Above is a window of Candidatus Methylomirabilota bacterium DNA encoding:
- the rplK gene encoding 50S ribosomal protein L11 encodes the protein MAKKVTAIVKLQVPAGKANPAPPVGPALGQHGVNIMEFCKAFNAQTASEEGLVIPVVITIYVDRTFTFVTKTPPAAILLKQAVGIAKASKEPNRTKVGQVTRKQVEEIARTKMPDLNALSLESAVRIIEGTAKTMGIEVV
- the rpoB gene encoding DNA-directed RNA polymerase subunit beta yields the protein MALVKKSVAAERWNFSKIKEVISIPNLIEIQRRSFDQFLQMKVPPHAREEIGLQGAFASIFPIFNYDNSASLDFVKYEFGVPKYGAEESLEKGMTCSVPLKVTLRLMVWDKPVGSEPGSIRDIKEQEVYLGEMPLMTPQGTFIINGTERVVVSQLHRSPGVFFDHDSGKTHPSGKILYSARLIPYRGSWLEFEFDANDVLHVRVDRRRRFLASILLRAIGYGSNEEILNLFYERDVLRIEKGKEFLLHVGSPGATSFRVSRDISDPHTRQLILGATKRITKAAQKRLQALKITEVSLYREDLIGRIAAADIVDTKSGEVILECAQEITEETLERVLKSGVSSFAVLASVDGRDVFEIRESIVRDSTRSEKDALTEMYRRMRPGDPPNEEATKAFLESIFFNPKRYDLSKVGRLKINRKLGLEVPLEVHALMCRRYRPSGMEERIGQVDDIVETIRYLLRLKHGEAGTSVDDIDHLGNRRVRSAGELLEEQFRIGLARMERAVRERMSTQELETLMPHDLVNAKPVTAALKEFFGSSQLSQFMDQTNPLAELTHKRRLSALGPGGLSRERAGFEVRDVHPTHYGRMCPIETPEGPNVGLIASLSTYARVNDFGFIETPYRKVRDEAVTDEIEYLTADEEEKYTIAQANAELDGRGRFTSERVSARSGGNFITVPPAQVEYMDVAPKQLVGVSTSLVPFLEHDDANRALMGANMQRQAVPLLRPEAPVVGTGMEHPAARDSGAVVVARRGGIVESVTADRIIVRSSDGRGEDGGDDTGVDIYTLVKFRRSNQNTCLTQKPIVSKGDRIAKGQAIADGPATQNGELALGQNVLVAFMPWGGYNFEDAILISERLVKDDRYTSIHIEEFEVEARETKLGKEEITRDTPNVGEDALKDLDESGIVRIGAEVKPGDILVGKVTPKGETVLTPEERLLRAIFGEKAEDVRDASLYVPPGICGTVVDVKVFSRKGVEKDERAKSIEDEEVNRLRRDFEDEISIIASDRDRKLRSLLDGIHVTKEIRSRLTRKIMVPKGKKLTGEILDKLPHENLVDLAGRLDEELGRKASRISDAADNQVHVLQTLLEERISRATRGDELAPGVFKMVKVYVAMKRKLSVGDKMAGRHGNKGVIAKVLPEEDMPYLPDGTPVEVVLNPLGVPSRMNVGQILETHLGWAAGVMGLRVASPVFDGAKEKEIKAWLKRAGLPDSGKTSLYDGRTGKPFHQEVTVGYIYLMKLAHLVDDKIHARSIGPYSLITQQPLGGKAQFGGQRFGEMEVWALEAYGAAHTLQEILTVKSDDVVGRTKMYESIVRGDCTLDPGLPESFNVLVKELQSLALDVELKKE
- the nusG gene encoding transcription termination/antitermination factor NusG → MSQSWYVIHTYSGFENKVKESIEQRAAALGLSDKISKVMIPTEDVVELKKGKRTVSSRKFFPGYVLIKAEMSEQLWYLVKNTPKVTGFVGPATQPTPVPEEQVQTILQQVEEGAERPKHRVMFLRGESVRVIDGPFANFTGLVDEVKPEKGRLKVMVSIFGRPTPVDLEFLQVEKV
- the rpmG gene encoding 50S ribosomal protein L33, with protein sequence MREIITLACGECKRRNYSTTKNKQNTPDRVELSKYCRWCRKHTAHKEAK
- the rplL gene encoding 50S ribosomal protein L7/L12, with the protein product MAKVTVDDVLDSIENWTVLDLNKLVKGIEDKFGVSATAMMPVAAVGHGGASAAAAPVAEEKTEFSVILASVGEKKIQVIKEVRAITGLGLKEAKDLVEGAPKPVKEGLSKAEAEEIKAKLEATGATAELK
- a CDS encoding 50S ribosomal protein L10; translation: MKRVEKAAVVDELKTVLAGATVAMLADPRGLTMSELTELRKQLRQQGVTLRVVKNTLARLATAATELQDLKPYLVGSTAIIHGKGDPTAPAKLLAAFSKTKPTFQIKAGFAEGRVLAGSEVMAVADLPPREVLAARLAGIVQSPLRGLVAVLYGPLRSLLMVLEAVRRQKG
- a CDS encoding elongation factor Tu, which gives rise to SLAVELIQPIAMEKELRFAIREGGRTVGAGVVSEVVE
- the secE gene encoding preprotein translocase subunit SecE, producing the protein MMQRWEQLVQFLKEVRIELKKVNWPLRKEVVGSTIVVIVSVFILSLFLGVIDATLQRLLTLLVR
- the rplA gene encoding 50S ribosomal protein L1, yielding MSKAGKRYGAASETVTRVGSCDLAKAIEVVKSNAGAKFDETMEIAVRLGVDPKHADQMVRGTVVLPHGTGKSIRVLVFIKGEQEKDAREAGADYVGCEDLIEKIQQGWFEFDRAIATPNVMGLVGRLGKVLGPRGLMPNPKTGTVTFDVGRAVREFKGGKIEYRTEKAGIVHAPFGKASFTANQLYENAVALLEALLRAKPASSKGRYLNGVAISSTMGPGVRVDLDTLVGLAKS